A segment of the Aromatoleum aromaticum EbN1 genome:
TTGTGCGACAGCACGGTAAAGGAGGGGTGGCCGCAGCGCGCCGAACCCTCGATCGCCTGCTCGAACTCGCGTGCGCTGCATGCGCCGACCTGTGCGTGCCGCTTCCGGCCCCACCCGTCGCGGAATACCGTCATCGGCAGCAGTTGAAGCGCGCCACGCTGGCGCGGGAAGTAGAAATCGCCCTCCGCGCGCAAGTCTGCGCCGGAAACCGCGTAGCACATGTTGAGGCTCGAATCCACGCGCAGGCCGCAGGCCTCGACGGCGGCGAGGGTGTCGGCGTTCGCGGCGAAGCTGCCGGCACGAAACGCGGTCACGCGGTCGCTGCCGGCCTCGGCGAGCAGCGCCAGCCCGCGGCGCAGCAGTGCGGTCTGCTCTTCGCGCGAATAGTGGATCAGGTGCTGGCGCTTGAAAGGCTTGTCCGGAAAGATGTACGGGCGGATCTCGTCGGTCCATTCCGGATGCAGGTGCATCTGCACTTCCTGCCCGGCGTCGCGGATCAGCCCCGTCACCCTGGCCAGGTGTTCGACGCCGAAGCGGGCGGCGAACAGCGGTTCGACGAAGAACACGCCGCGCAGGCTGTGGCGATTCAGGATTTCCAGCGTCTTCGGCAAGGCGTATTCGCCCGCGCGCGAGCGGCCATACACGTAGCGATCGAACGCGGCCGGAAAGCGTTCGTCGAGTGCCTGCCAGCTGTTGCACCAGATCTCGATGTCGAAAGTCAGGAAGACGTTCATCGGCGAATGCTCGGGCTGTTGCCGAGTTCCAGTTCGTTCACCAGATTGCGCACCGCTGGCAGCAGGATGGCGAAGCAACTGCGATAGTAGTCCTCGGAAAGCGTGTCGGGATCGTGGATGTGATAACGGATCGGTCGCGCCCAATGCCCCAGCAGCGCGATGCGCGCGGCCGGAATGCCGTGGCTGACCAGGCGATGCGCATGGCGCAACTCCATCACCAGCAGCAGATCGTCGTCGCGCGGGCAGTAATCGGAGATGTCGGTGGCGGCGTGATGCTCGAGCGACAGACCGAATTCCCGCGCCACCATGCGTGCCGTCTCGGTCGCAGGAGCGCCGGTGGTCGTCGACAGGCCGATCGAGATGCAGTCCACCGGTTCGCGGGCAGCGACTGCGTGGGCGAACGCACTGCGATTGATGTTTCCCAGGCAGACGAACACGAGCCGCCCGACCTTGCGAGGGTCCACGGAACGGAACCGATTGCGCGCGCCGACGATGCCTTCGAGTTGACCCAGCAGATAGCGCATCCAGCCGCGATGGGTGCCGTGGTTGGTCTCGATCAGTCGCAGCGTACGCGCGAATACCGAACTCACAAACGATACTCCGGCGCGTGCTCGCGCAGCCACAGCTCCAGCATCTGCAGGATCCACACCATTTCGCCGTAATAGCCCGGATGGGCTGGCAGGAGGTTCGTGAGGAGGTCGTCGATGAATGCGCCGCGGACGATGCCGCGCTGCTTGAGCGTTTCCAGCGAATCCCGCGCCATGCTCCGCAAGCCGGCATGCTGCGAGGCCCATACACCGAACGGAAGGCCGAAGCCGTGCTTTTTCTTCGCGATGATCTCGTCGGGCAGGAAGCCGCGCAGGGCTTCCTTGAAGAACCAGCGCAGGGTCAACCCCTTGAGCTTCCACTCGGCGGGCAGAGTCAGCGAGAACTCGAGCAACTCGTCTGACAGCAGCGGAAATGCGACCTCCACCCCTGCGAGTGCGGTCGAACCCAGCACCTTGGACAGATCATTATCGGCCAGCGTGTATTTCCAGTCGAAGGCCAGCATCCGGTTCACCAGCGGCTGCCCGGCGGTTTCCGCCCATACCGTGCGCTGCGCTGCCAGCGGCGCCTCCTGCTGTACGAGGCCGAGGAAATCGGCCGTCAACACATGCGTCGGCCCCAGCCGCAGCAGCAGGTTGTACATGCCCATGCGGTCGGGCAGGGGGACGCGGGCCTGGCTCACGTAGCTGGCCGCCTTCTTCACCACCGGCACACGATCCATCCCTCGCAAGCCCAGCATCGGCTCCAGCATCGATGAGCGCAGCACACCCGGCACAGCGTCGTAGAAGCCGAAAATGCGCTGCTTTGCGTAGCGCGAATTGCCGCCGAAGAGTTCGTCGCCACCGTCGCCGGCGAGCATGCGGGTGATGCCATCGTTGCGCGCGTTGCGGGCACACAGCCAGCTCGGCACCACCGAGGAGTTGCCGAAGGGTTCGTCGTAATATGCCGCGACCTTCGGGATGCCCTCGATCAGGTCGTCCGGGGTTACGTAGTACTCGTGGTGATCCGTGCCGAAGTGCTTCGCCGCGATCCGCGCGTAGGCCATCTCGTCGTAGCCGGCGGCGTCGAAGCCGATCGAATAGGTCGGCGCCGGCCGGCCAAGTACCCTGCACAACATGCCGGACACTGTCGAGCTATCGGTACCGCCCGAGAGAAAGGCCCCCGGCTGGCCGTCCGAGGTTTCGCGTGCGACCGCCGATTCGACGATCTCGAGAAAGCGCAGCTTGCCCGCCTCCAGATCCAGTGACCGGTCCGGGGCAAAGCGGGGCGTCCAGTAGCGCTCGCTGCGTGCCTTTCCGTCACGCCAGTGCAGGACGTGACCGGGCAGCAGTCGTTCGACGCCGGCGAACACCGTTCTCGGCGCTGGAATCATGTGGAAATAGAGGTAATCGAACAGGGCCTGGGTGTCGAGCGCTTTGGCCACGACCGGCACTTCGTCCGCACGGGTCGCGAAGGCGAGCATTCCATCCTCGATCGCATGGCACAAGGGATGCGTGCCAAAGCGGTCCACCGCGAGCCACGCGGATCCTTCGCCGCCGTTCAGCACCACGACCGCGAACCGGCCTTTCGCCGCAGCCGGAGCGCGTGCCCCCCGCTCGCGAAAGGCGTCGAGCCAGGCCGCCGCTATGCCGGCGGTCGACGCGCGCTCATGGAGGGCGCCGGGCTCGAAGCGAGGGCTGCCGAGCGCCATGCAGACCAAGTCGCCTGCCCGATGAACGGCAACCCCGCCGTCGTGGGAGCAGAAGCCGCTGCGAAATTCGACCAGACCGGAGAGGCTGTTCGACCGACCCGCTCCATGCAAGGGTGCGTTGCGCGAAATGGCGCCTGTAATTCTGGCAAGCAAGCGTGGTCCCTCCACTTTGCGGTGCATGTCACTGCTGATCCAGGGCCGGTTAATCATACCGCATCGGGGTTGCCGCTTGGCCGTCACGGAGTCGACGGCGCGGGAAAGAAAAACGTAACCGCCCTCGCAGCGGCCGCCATCGCCGGTGCGGGGCTGGTAGTATCGTCCGCGCTCGACGTCCGTTTACCCGATGTTCTCGGCTCGCTCGCTCGCGCGTGCGACCGCGATACAACAAAGGGGGCCGCTGTGGATTCCAATAGCCTTGCCGATCGCCCCGTCTGCTCGACGCTGGCCTCGAGCCCGCATTCCCAGGGCGCGCACCGAAGAAGGCCAGCAAAGTCATTGCGTCGCATTGCCGCGCTGTGCATCTGTCTCTCGCCCGCCGTCGGGTCAGCGGCCCTGACCTTGTCGGATGGCGCCGGAGGAATGACCTGCCGCCACTTCGCGACCGCCGCCAAGATGGCGTGGCAGCAGGCCGGGGGTGACTGGGCCGACGCAACCGGCAAACCATACGGGGACAAGCCCTATGCGGCGGAAGACGTGCCGATGGCGCGAGGCCGCCAGAGCGTGTCATGGGACGTGACAGCCCTCGTGCGGGCTTGGCAAGATCATGTCGTGCCGCCCGGCGCAGTACTGTTGCGAGCGATTCCGGGGACGAACCCGGGAGCAGTCAACTTCGACAGTCGTGAGAGCGAGGATGCGTCTGCCCGGCCTGAGCTCATCATCGAATGGGCGGGCGACACACGCACCCGATCGAACCCGCTGGCGGACACCCATTTGCCTTGCTCGACCCAAAAGAGCATCGGCGAGAAACCGGTTTTTCAGGTGAAAGGCGACACCAACGCGATCCTGGTCTTCCCCTTCGACGACAAGGATCGCCGCCCCATCGCGCGCGCGGAACTGCGGTTGAGCACCGGCAAGGTGTATCACCGCAGTACGTCGATCGGCGTCTACGGGCCGACGCTGCCGGGCGGCAAGGGTGAGGCAACGCGACGAGGGATCGCCGGCGGATTCCCGCTCGACAAGGGAATTGAGCGCCACCCGGATGTGGTGTTCGCCGACCGCTTCGAATCGCCCGACTGGATGACCCGCTGGCCGATCTACAGCAAGAACAGCACGACGGAGATCGTCGCCAGCGACGACGCCAACCGCTTCGAGCGCCTCGACGCCAGGGCCTTGAAAGTGACTGTTCCGAGAGGCAAGGTCCTCGGCCTGAACGCGCAATACCGGTTCGACCAACGCCCGGAGGGGGAGCCGGAGGCGATGTACTTCCGCTACTACCTTCGTTTTGGCGAAAACTGGAATCCCACCCTGCAGGGCGGCAAGCTGCCCGGATTCGCGGGCACCTATAATCGCGGAGGTTGGGGCGGGCGAAAGGCGAACGGCACCAATGGCTGGTCGGCGCGCGGTACCTTTTTTCGCCTGAGCGGCCGAAATTCCCTCTCTGGCGTCCATCGGAGCATCGGTTCCTACGTCTATCATGCCGATATGTCCCAGACCTATGGCAGTACCTGGGGCTGGAACCAGGGACCGACCGGCATGCTGGAAAAGAACCGCTGGTACAGCATCGAGCAGTACGTACGGATGAACACCCCGGGCAGGAATGACGGAGTGCTGCGCGCGTGGGTCGATGGCGAAGTTGCCTTCGAGAAAACCGACATGCGCTATCGTGACGGGCTCGATCTGAAGATCGAGTCGCTATGGATGAACGTCTATCACGGCGGCACGACCCCGACCGCTCATGACCTGACGCTCTACATCGATAATCTGGTGATCGCGCGGAATTACATTGGCCCCATGGAGCCGTCGCGTTAAGATTCATTAAAAGGCCGCTTCGTCGGGGACCGTCGCTCCCGTTGTCGACACCTTGGCGGTGACCGAGGCGACGGCCGAAAAGCGTGTCGAAACGACAACTGCGTAGAGGGTCTCCGATGACGCCCCCCGATGCCCGAATGGGTGATTCAGACTCATGAGCGACGCTTGATTGCGAAAAGCGTAACGCCTGAGGTCAGAACATGCGCAGCAAAACGCAGGAGCGGGACGGTTTTCACTGCCCACAGGGCCGCACGCCCTGCTGAGCCGAATTTGGACATATCAGCAGCGTCGAAGCGATCAAGGCTTTGAAGACCGACTCGGTCAAGGTAGTCACGCAAGCCAAAGAAACTGAACCAATTGACAGCAGGGTATTTCGCATGGTTGACGAGTTCGGGGCGCGTTGTTACGGCCATCTGCTCGTAGTAGCGCTTCAATTGCGAGGGATACCAGCTATACAGGGGAAGGTGGAACTCATCCTGCTTCGGGCACAGAACGTTGGTGGTGCTCAGATAAAGTATGCCGCCCGGCGCGAGCACCCGGGCAGCCTCGTTGAGACAGGATTGCCAGTCCGCGACGTGTTCGAGCAGTTCGGGCAAGAGAACCACATTCATGCTTCCATCGGGATATGGCAATCGGGTCGCAGAGCCGACATCGAACTCAATGGAGAACCCGGCTTCGCTTGCGCGCATGCGTGCAATTTCGATGAGGGGGCCATTCACGTCTAGCCCATGGACCTCATGTCCGAGTTCGGCCCAGAGTCGGCTGAAAGTGCCGGCACCGCAACCAATGTCCGCGACATGCAGTGATCGTCCCGAATCGTCGTCTAGGGACAGCAGACGTAAAACATTGTCACGAATTCGCTTGAACCGCCCGAGTGTCGCGTCGGACACGCTGGCGCTTGAATAGTAGGCAAGGAAATTTGGGTCCGAACCGTGGTCGAACGAAACGATATCTGCCTCTCTCGGCTGCCCTGAAGGTGTGGAATGCATGTCGGTCTCCAACTTGTGATCCTGTGCAGGCTATTCAACGTATCCGTTTTTGATGATTATCGGAATATGTGAATGTCTTGATTTTGTCCATGGGCCGGAAAATGACAGCTTGAGGATGACCTGTTGGAAGGCGGGATAGGCAGGACGCTCACCTTTCGTACACTGGGTGTTGGCCGTCGCCCGAACTGCCGGTAATGATCGTCTGAAGGTCACGAATCATTTTTGCCTGTACGGTCTGCGCTTCATACAGTTCCTCGAAACGCTTGCGCCCCGATTGGGCAATGCGGTTTCGCAATGCTTCGTCCTCCATGAGTCGCAGACATGCATTGGCAAATTCGACGGGGGTATCGGCGATGAGTATGTCGCGTTCCGGAACCAGATCCAGTCCTTCGGCGCCGATCGATGTCGAAACAACGGGGCGGCAATACGCAAGTGCTTCAAGGATCTTGATTCGGGTGCCACCACCGAACCGGATGGGGGCGATGACGATGTCTGCTCGTTCGTAGCAGGGCTCGACGGAATCCACTCCTCCCGTCACCGTCACCGCAGGATCTTCGGCAAGTGCCCTGATTGCGGAAGACGGCCCCCGACCGACGATCTCCAGGGCGAGCGTACCTTTGGCCTGGACCTTGATGAGAGGAAGAATCTTGCCGATGAGGAACAGCGCCGCATCTTCGTTGGGCTGATACGTCATCGTGCCCAGAAATAGCAGGTTCACTTCTCCGCTCGCTGGGCGCAGCGGCAGTGCGGTCACGTCAGGCAGCGAGTTCGGCACGACGCAGATTGTGGCAGCAGAACCGACGTTGTGGAGGCGTTCCGCGTCGAGCGCCGAACATACGCTCACCCCGACCGCTGCGTTCAGCGCCTGCCTTTCCCTGTCTGCCGTTTCAAATTGCTCGAGTTTCATAAGCAAACGTTGTTCGAATCCCGTTGATGCACCCCTCACCGAAATTTCCCGCTGCAGGGCGATCGATTCAATATCATCAAAGTCGACAAAGACCTTGAACCTGTCTCGGATGGAGCAACCGAGCAGCGGCTCGAGCAACGTGTAATTGCGAAGGCGGAAGCAGTACACCAAATCAAAACTGCGCTTGGAGATCCGAGCACGAAGGGCTCCGAGTTCGGGACAATTCCGAAGTGTCGTCATGGGGCGCCCCCACGTCAGCAGTCGCCTAAGGAAGGTCGCGCCAGGCACGCCGGACGTCCGGGCACGAGCAGTCATCTCGAGCGGAATCAGGTGCAGGGATCGGCAGCGCGCGCGCAAGGCATCGAGCGGCTCCAGCCTGCTGATCTGCCCCGGCGTCAAAAGCAGCACGATGTCTACCTCTCCCGCCTTGGACAGTGCCTCGATATGAGCCCAGGCGCGTTTCTGAATGCCGGCACCCTCGGCGATTGGTTGTGTGGGGCATAGGAACAGAGTGTCCAGCCGCTTAGGTGTATTTCCGTGCTGCAAGGAACCATCTCCGGTCGTGGTTGGAAAATGTCCTCAGGTCGTAGTCAGGCATCGACGACTCTTTCAAATGTACTTACTGCATCCTGAAGACGGTCCAGCCTATCGTTTAAAACCGAGTCCGACGAAAGGAGCCACGCATTTTCCGACGAGATAGAACGCAACTTGCGTTCTATCCAGTACATTTTCAGTTTCGAGCGAAATTCACCCCTTGGTTTCGCCTTCGCATTGTTCCACAAGGGAGGCAACGCGACTGGCGAGAAGGGGAGTTCGACGGATCTGCACCAATCGGTCCATTTGAACGTATTGGTTCCACCTTCCAATTCGACGCTGTTTGCTCTAATCGCACGCCATGGAATACGAAGGCTGTCTGCCAGTATCGCTCCATGCATTGCCTCCGCAATGACGAATTTGCAGCGGCTTAGGTTTTCAAGAAAAGCTTCTACATTCAGGCAGGGTGAAACCAGTTGATAACCCAAACGTTCGGCCATTATGCTCCACAGGTCGTGAGGAGCAGAGAAGTATGGAACGATTCCGATCTCGTACCGTTGAGGGTTGTTTATCCGATAAAGTCTGGCGACCATGGATGCAGGATCTATTATCCCGAGTTTGGGTGAGATGCCGAGCGCCGCGGCCGTTAAGGGGCCTCGTACGGAAAAAACTCGTAAATCAGTTTGAGGGCTTATTCCATGTTCTTTACTTCTCGTCCCGCTGCCCAATATGTATTTTGGTCCCGGTGAATTCAGTCTTTCATCAAGTACGGATCCGATTCCATAAAGCGTTCCGGCAACGTCGAGTGTACTAAGTCGTGGCACTAATTTCGGCCAAAGCCAGGTGTTAAGTGCGTCTCCGACATTCGGTGGCGTCGTCCTGCACCAGTACATTTCCATCGTAGTGTCCAATGCTCGTGCGAGAAGAATACGGCTTCAGGGTCTTAAAGATGCTCACGCGTACCGAATAGATTTAGGTGGGCTAGAAGTAGTGATGCTTCCATTTTTAGCGGGTGCTTTGTGACTGCGATCCCTAGCGCCCAGCCAGATACAAAAAGAAATGCACTTGCCGTAATGATGGTAAGTGTCGTGAAGGTGTTTGGCGAAAAATAATCGTAAATCCTGATAAGAACGGGGCCTATGATTGAAATTGGAACAATTAAATATGCTGCTCTGACTGCGCGCCAAAATTCCATTAAGTTCAAATTAAACGCAACTCTCAAGCTGTGCAATAAAATAATACATTCAATCACGTAAGAAATGCTAAAGACGACAACCACCTGATCGAGATCGAGCCAGATTGAAGACAGAAGGGAGAGAATTCTGAAGCATTGAGTTACGACCTGGGCTCGTAAGAGAAGGCCGACTTTCCCGCAAGCAACCAGTGACGTGCTAGCCATCGATGTCGGCGTAGTAAATATCGCGAACGCGCAGAGAAGTGTGGCGAGTGGTGCGGATCGCTCCCAGTTGGGGCCGAAGAGGAAAAGGATGAGGGGGGCAGCCATGACGGCAAGTACCGCAAGAGCCGGAGCAGTGAAGGCGATCATGTAGTTCATTGCTCTGCTGTACAGATACGCTGGATTCTGGCCTGCGCGGACGTCTATCGCGAACGAAGGCAAATAGACGCCGCGTACCAGTGTGATGATTTGTCCGAGGGCCATGTTTCGGAGCCCGTTCGCGCGACTGAAGTATGCGACGGGAGCAAAGCCCAGCGTACGTCCAAGGATTAGATCTGGAGCGCTGTTTCCAAGCTCTGAGAGAATCGAGCCTGCACTGGATAGCGAGCCGAATCGCATGATCTCACCGAGGCCACGCACAGCTGGCAGCATGAACACCTGTCCCCGCCTCATGATGTTTAGAATCACGACGCTAGAGATGCTCCCCGCGACGGCGCCCCACGCCATGCTCAGATAGCTTTCTCCGGCGAGTGCAGCACCTATCGTGACGGTAGTGCTCACGACCGTATTGGAGATGTTGACGATCGCGATCTTGTCGAAGCGCATCTCGCGGCGCAGGAGGGATAGTAGCGGCGCTCCGAACGGAAGGATCACGAAATTGACCGCGATAAGCCGGATCACTTCTGCGATTGCGGGGCTGCCGTAAAAGCCGGCAATTGGCGTGCGGAGCAGCAGGAGAAGGACGGCGATTGACCACGAGATGCAGAGCGTGACCGTGAATGCCGCTCGCAGCCGTTGTCGGGTGACTTCCTTTATCTGGATGAGGAACTGGCCGACGCCGAACTCGCGGAAAATGTGGGCGAAAGCGAGGACAGAAACGGAGACGGAGAATATCCCGATTTCTTCCGGGGCGAGCAGTCTCGAGATGACGACGATACTCGTGAAATTCACCGCAAAGATGATCAGCTGGGAAAGGGCGTTGATCCCTAGCGCCTTCCGTATCTTCATGAGCAATGTGCTTACAAGGAGAGCGCGAAGGGAATGACAGTCACGTCAGGATCTCGATAATCTCGGGGTGGCCGAGGAAACCAGTTGGACTCGCACTTGCGCCATATGCGCCCGACTGATGTATCACCACCAGGTCGCCGGGCTGCACTTGCGGCAGATTTATCTTTTCTCCAAGCAGATCCAGCGGCGTGCATAGCGGTCCCACAACTGAATAGTTCTCCGTTGCCGCATCACCCATACGATTGCCGATGGCGACCGGGTAATTCTTACGGATTACCTGGCCGAAGTTCCCGCTTGCTGACAGATGGTGATGCAGCCCGCCGTCGGTCACGAGGTAAGTGTGACCGCGCGACACCTTCTTGTCGATAACCCGGCACACGTAGATGCCGGCTTCGCCGACCAGGTAGCGGCCGAGTTCGATGACGAGCTGCGCTTGTGGCAGTTTGCGCGCCGCTTCGGCGACGAGGGCAGCGAGGTTGTCGCCAATCGGAGCAAGTTCGAGCCGTTGTTCGCCGGGGAAGTAGGGGATGCCGAAGCCGCCACCGAGATTCAGGAACTTCACCGGCGCCGGAGCGTGCTCAGCGAGGCGCAGGGCGAGTTCGAAGCTTTTCCGCTGCGCCTCGACGATGGCCTCGGCCTTCAGATTCTGCGAACCGGCGAAAAGGTGGAAGCCCTCGAAAGCGAGACCGGCGCGGCCGATTTCAGCCAGCAGTTGCGGCACCTGTTCGGCATCGACACCGAACTGCTTAGGGCCGCCGCCCATCTTCATGCCTGAGCTTTTCAGCTCGAAATCGGGGTTCACGCGCACGGCGACTCGCGCTGGCAGGCCAAGCGCCACGGAGGCGGCGACGAGCGGGGCGATCTCCCGAAAGGATTCGAGGTTCACCAAGATGCCTGCCGCCACAGACTGCTGAAGTTCGGCGTCCTGCTTGCCGGGGCCGGCGAAGCTGATTTCCCCAGGATCGGCACCGGCGTCGAGTGCCACCTTCAATTCGCCGGCGGAGGCGACGTCAATGCCATCGACCAGCTTCGCCATGTGGCACACCAAGGCCGGCATTGGGTTGGCCTTCATCGCGTAGTGCAGTCTCACTTCGCGCGGCAGCGCGGTGCGCAGTTCCGACACCCGTTGCGTCAGCAGGCCGCGGTCGTAAGCGTAGAACGGCGTGCGGCCGACGCGCGCAGCAAGACGCGTGAGCGAGATTCCGCCGACGACGAGTTCGCCCTTGGCCACGGAGAACTGCGTCATCGGGGCGTGGGTGGGAGGTGCCTTGACAGTGACGGAGTTGCTCATTGCCCGATGGTCATCCATGTTGTGCTGGAGCTTGCTGCAATAACAACACAAAAGGCTATATCGTGCTTGCCAGCGCCTTGCGGTCGATCTTTCCATTCAGGTTGCGCGGCAGCGGGGCTTCGCGCACCTCTATGCAGGCGGGCACCATATATCCCGGCATGCGCGCACGACACTCAGCCAGCAGCGCAGCAGGGTCGAGTGTGCCCCCGACCGGTGGCGTGACGATCAGGACGATAGTCTGGCCGAGGGTGTCGTCGGCCACGCCGAAGGCGGCGCATTCGCCGACAAGCGTCGTGGCGTAGACAATTTCCTCCACTTCGGTCGGGCTGACGCGATAGCCGGAAGTCTTGATCATCTCGTCACGGCGGCCGATGAAGTATAGGAAGCCTTCCTCGTCGCGGCGCACGTTGTCGCCCGAGAACACGGCGATCTCAGGTAGCACCAAGCCACCCTGGCGTCCGGGAGCGTGGGCGGGAAGGGGCCTGAAACGTTCTGCGGTCTTTTCCGGATCGTTCCAGTAGCCCATCGCGACCAGCGCTCCGCGCTGCACCAGTTCACCGGGCTCGTTCGGCGCACATTCGTTGCCGTCTTCGCGCAGCACGAATACGTCGGAGTTGGGGATGGCCTTGCCGATCGAATCCGGGCGACGATCGACCTCTTCGGGCGGCAGATACGTGGCGCGGAAGGCTTCGGTGAGACCGTACATCAGGTACGGCTCGGCCCGCGGCAGCATCGAGCGCAGTCTGCTGAGCGTTTCCATCGGCATCCGTCCGCCGGTATTCGCGAAGTAGCGCAAGTGCTCGCCAACGGTTTCGGGCCACTGCAGCTGTGACAACTGGATCCACAGCGGCGGCACGACGGTAAGACCGGTGATCCGTTCCTTCTCGAGCGCTCTCAATACGTCGCGCGGCATCAGATAGTTCAACAGCACGACCCGCGCCCCGACGTGGAAAGCGGTTGTGAGCTGCGAGAAGCCGGCATCGAAAGACAGTGGCAGCGCGGCGAGCAGCGTGTCACCGGAATGGTTTTTCAGGTAGCCGGCGACGCTCTTCGCGCCTGCGACCATATTCCGGTGGGACAGCACTACGCCTTTTGGGCGGCCCGTGCTGCCGGAGGTGTACAGAATGGCCGCCATGTCGGAATCGATCACGCGGTGACCGGGGGCCGTCGGCGCGCTGAGCATGTCCTGCCAGCGATGCATCGAGGCGCCCGGCAAGACCGGCAGTTCGGCCGATGTTCCGGTGAGTACGACGTGGCGCAGGTCGTGACACGTCGCGAGCGTGTCCTTGAGGGCGGCAAAGCGCTCCGGCGAAGTCACCAGCACGCGCACATTGCAGTCCTGCAGGATGTAGCCGACCTGCTCGGCCTTGAGGATCGGGTTTACCGGGACGAACACGCCACCCGCCAACGACGACCCGAAGAACGCTGTGACGGTTTCGAGGCGCTTATCGAGATAGATGCCGACGCGTTCGGAGCGGGCGAGGCCGAGCCCGCTCAGGCCGGCGGCGAATGCGATGACGTCCTCGGAGAGGCCGGAATAGTTGTGGGTGCGGCCCGTGAACGTGAGTGCCCCGGCGTCGGGGGAGCGCTCGGCTGAGGCGAAGATGAG
Coding sequences within it:
- a CDS encoding glycosyltransferase, translating into MQHGNTPKRLDTLFLCPTQPIAEGAGIQKRAWAHIEALSKAGEVDIVLLLTPGQISRLEPLDALRARCRSLHLIPLEMTARARTSGVPGATFLRRLLTWGRPMTTLRNCPELGALRARISKRSFDLVYCFRLRNYTLLEPLLGCSIRDRFKVFVDFDDIESIALQREISVRGASTGFEQRLLMKLEQFETADRERQALNAAVGVSVCSALDAERLHNVGSAATICVVPNSLPDVTALPLRPASGEVNLLFLGTMTYQPNEDAALFLIGKILPLIKVQAKGTLALEIVGRGPSSAIRALAEDPAVTVTGGVDSVEPCYERADIVIAPIRFGGGTRIKILEALAYCRPVVSTSIGAEGLDLVPERDILIADTPVEFANACLRLMEDEALRNRIAQSGRKRFEELYEAQTVQAKMIRDLQTIITGSSGDGQHPVYER
- a CDS encoding polysaccharide lyase, which codes for MRRIAALCICLSPAVGSAALTLSDGAGGMTCRHFATAAKMAWQQAGGDWADATGKPYGDKPYAAEDVPMARGRQSVSWDVTALVRAWQDHVVPPGAVLLRAIPGTNPGAVNFDSRESEDASARPELIIEWAGDTRTRSNPLADTHLPCSTQKSIGEKPVFQVKGDTNAILVFPFDDKDRRPIARAELRLSTGKVYHRSTSIGVYGPTLPGGKGEATRRGIAGGFPLDKGIERHPDVVFADRFESPDWMTRWPIYSKNSTTEIVASDDANRFERLDARALKVTVPRGKVLGLNAQYRFDQRPEGEPEAMYFRYYLRFGENWNPTLQGGKLPGFAGTYNRGGWGGRKANGTNGWSARGTFFRLSGRNSLSGVHRSIGSYVYHADMSQTYGSTWGWNQGPTGMLEKNRWYSIEQYVRMNTPGRNDGVLRAWVDGEVAFEKTDMRYRDGLDLKIESLWMNVYHGGTTPTAHDLTLYIDNLVIARNYIGPMEPSR
- a CDS encoding low molecular weight phosphatase family protein is translated as MSSVFARTLRLIETNHGTHRGWMRYLLGQLEGIVGARNRFRSVDPRKVGRLVFVCLGNINRSAFAHAVAAREPVDCISIGLSTTTGAPATETARMVAREFGLSLEHHAATDISDYCPRDDDLLLVMELRHAHRLVSHGIPAARIALLGHWARPIRYHIHDPDTLSEDYYRSCFAILLPAVRNLVNELELGNSPSIRR
- a CDS encoding polysaccharide deacetylase family protein; this encodes MNVFLTFDIEIWCNSWQALDERFPAAFDRYVYGRSRAGEYALPKTLEILNRHSLRGVFFVEPLFAARFGVEHLARVTGLIRDAGQEVQMHLHPEWTDEIRPYIFPDKPFKRQHLIHYSREEQTALLRRGLALLAEAGSDRVTAFRAGSFAANADTLAAVEACGLRVDSSLNMCYAVSGADLRAEGDFYFPRQRGALQLLPMTVFRDGWGRKRHAQVGACSAREFEQAIEGSARCGHPSFTVLSHNFEMLRTGATTPDGIVAARFERLCRYLGEHRHVFPTRGLALSPDLAITPPDATLVQVGRLATLNRYAGQAARRLTM
- a CDS encoding polysaccharide pyruvyl transferase family protein, translating into MEMYWCRTTPPNVGDALNTWLWPKLVPRLSTLDVAGTLYGIGSVLDERLNSPGPKYILGSGTRSKEHGISPQTDLRVFSVRGPLTAAALGISPKLGIIDPASMVARLYRINNPQRYEIGIVPYFSAPHDLWSIMAERLGYQLVSPCLNVEAFLENLSRCKFVIAEAMHGAILADSLRIPWRAIRANSVELEGGTNTFKWTDWCRSVELPFSPVALPPLWNNAKAKPRGEFRSKLKMYWIERKLRSISSENAWLLSSDSVLNDRLDRLQDAVSTFERVVDA
- a CDS encoding asparagine synthetase B family protein codes for the protein MTAKRQPRCGMINRPWISSDMHRKVEGPRLLARITGAISRNAPLHGAGRSNSLSGLVEFRSGFCSHDGGVAVHRAGDLVCMALGSPRFEPGALHERASTAGIAAAWLDAFRERGARAPAAAKGRFAVVVLNGGEGSAWLAVDRFGTHPLCHAIEDGMLAFATRADEVPVVAKALDTQALFDYLYFHMIPAPRTVFAGVERLLPGHVLHWRDGKARSERYWTPRFAPDRSLDLEAGKLRFLEIVESAVARETSDGQPGAFLSGGTDSSTVSGMLCRVLGRPAPTYSIGFDAAGYDEMAYARIAAKHFGTDHHEYYVTPDDLIEGIPKVAAYYDEPFGNSSVVPSWLCARNARNDGITRMLAGDGGDELFGGNSRYAKQRIFGFYDAVPGVLRSSMLEPMLGLRGMDRVPVVKKAASYVSQARVPLPDRMGMYNLLLRLGPTHVLTADFLGLVQQEAPLAAQRTVWAETAGQPLVNRMLAFDWKYTLADNDLSKVLGSTALAGVEVAFPLLSDELLEFSLTLPAEWKLKGLTLRWFFKEALRGFLPDEIIAKKKHGFGLPFGVWASQHAGLRSMARDSLETLKQRGIVRGAFIDDLLTNLLPAHPGYYGEMVWILQMLELWLREHAPEYRL
- a CDS encoding class I SAM-dependent methyltransferase, with the protein product MHSTPSGQPREADIVSFDHGSDPNFLAYYSSASVSDATLGRFKRIRDNVLRLLSLDDDSGRSLHVADIGCGAGTFSRLWAELGHEVHGLDVNGPLIEIARMRASEAGFSIEFDVGSATRLPYPDGSMNVVLLPELLEHVADWQSCLNEAARVLAPGGILYLSTTNVLCPKQDEFHLPLYSWYPSQLKRYYEQMAVTTRPELVNHAKYPAVNWFSFFGLRDYLDRVGLQSLDRFDAADMSKFGSAGRAALWAVKTVPLLRFAAHVLTSGVTLFAIKRRS